A genomic region of Caenorhabditis elegans chromosome V contains the following coding sequences:
- the F36G9.15 gene encoding uncharacterized protein (Confirmed by transcript evidence) has protein sequence MLMFSIYFQSITLLFGPFLLLIVFIVNCQSKKKFKEDGRAKLVPRNAPVCPDPAKEKSAQTCPTAQTPPAKTPMERSGSAVEDTLANVKSLPPEKSDDDDKPKKKKKKN, from the exons ATGCtcatgttttcaatttattttcagagc attacTCTCTTGTTTGGACCATTTCTTTTGCTGATCGTCTTCATTGTAAATTGCCAGTCAAAAAAGAAGTTTAAAGAGGATGGAAGA gCCAAACTAGTCCCCCGAAACGCACCAGTTTGCCCGGACCCCGCAAAGGAAAAATCCGCGCAGACTTGTCCGACTGCaca GACCCCACCAGCAAAAACTCCAATGGAGAGGAGTGGAAGTGCGGTTGAGGACACTCTTGC aaatgtgaAATCCTTACCGCCGGAGAAGtcggatgatgatgataagccaaaaaagaagaagaagaagaattaa
- the C06C6.7 gene encoding uncharacterized protein (Confirmed by transcript evidence) — protein sequence MRIKSIISMIILLKITIFGIITISVECVNSNINNNESLDYSSRRQFVRAVNPHDKHSNINNNESLDYSNRRPFARAVSDNEDPATLFKKLPAVARLVTAIAIINGFSDGSIPADPVIAELLNIDTASLKQLEKFNKTSVDKFIESVSSAAMDSSNETLTVEQAMLDVFKIMTIWERIGKLENISTTYSLASLKPVESWSISEFKNFNLMNTLGLIDKIVKAESSPIPELKKQLAVLASAVTNLPPATTMKPFIVTLEKWALIDSFVDIMLLHNSHFDVLLFTSPSFNAHTVQYIPFATDPDISVMKDVVVSLFSCINRTVTAGFANGISDIEKLSSDSKDRWIDGILKPSVPLSNINILSKFAVEMKKLNYLWNPVSTETHYHMMRQVFDLQKHRGIRLTQNAIDSISNTLETKCLIADMDKSFLENMKQSAKHVKLLLRKVQALESIRNAFTSKVINDFNKLSTQTKSSDVSSIRTVLRSLSQSFKLIQNSKSLQKHVTGAQTLNEVYAEPHTQPLVTRLECLMKEIKNTDKIASILRSVKILRKLKSDRKLVEKFKEVSSAVSKSLPLLVSLRKIAEEYKKDNSSGMTDLKKLKPLQGLSKPFGDAVGALVSITKVSRSELETFVRNGESTQKIADIYGTPEQQRQFESQWGNFEATTQQIEMFLSDASIWEKSIAIKKNLNLSAYGQMFKDLTILNSIDVKLEPRLAATEGFDNITTNQRVTQIVAEFRASLMELSKLDLDFSRYKSAFNSMKEVLRSVEAGFKGEKLELSISVSRSGNVTTTTEFAIVATSSYSGLVYTVGTLVIAVILVTITFLWCWYDQSCIYHKLKRRYITNMKTAPELGSITPDSSQDSQSEREAERFVARKPHTSQLPPPPTPSPATLTPTSANTTTAASVTPSGKPVSKVEKLKKDRIEVEKKRVSKKSRLNKTI from the exons ATGAGAATTAAATCAATTATCAGCATGATAATTCTTCTGAAGATAACGATTTTTGGAATCATCACAATTAGCGTGGAATGTG taaattcaaatataaacaATAACGAGTCTCTGGATTATTCAAGTCGCCGTCAATTTGTGCGAGCTGTGAATCCACACGATA aacattCAAATATAAACAATAACGAGTCTCTGGATTATTCAAATCGCCGTCCGTTTGCGAGAGCTGTAAGCGATA ATGAAGACCCTGCAActctgttcaaaaaattgcccgCTGTTGCTCGCCTCGTCACCGCCATCGCAATAATCAATGGATTCTCCGATGGCTCCATCCCAGCCGATCCAGTCATTGCGGAACTTCTGAACATTGACACCGCAAGTCTTaaacaattggaaaagttCAACAAGACTTCGGTAGATAAGTTTATTGAAAGCGTAAGCAGCGCTGCGATGGATTCAAGCAACGAAACTTTAACAGTTGAGCAGGCGATGCttgatgttttcaaaatcatgACGATTTGGgaaagaattggaaaattagagAATATATCAACAACGTATAGTTTAGCATCACTCAAACCTGTTGAATCTTGGAGTAtatctgaattcaaaaatttcaatttgatgaACACTCTGGGTttaattgacaaaattgtCAAAGCCGAAAGTTCGCCGATTCCAGAACTGAAGAAACAGCTAGCAGTCTTAGCTTCTGCTGTGACGAATCTACCGCCTGCAACCACAATGAAACCTTTCATTGTAACCCTTGAGAAATGGGCACTTATCGATTCGTTTGTAGATATTATGCTGCTACATAATAGTCATTTTGACGTTTTATTGTTTACAAGCCCTTCATTCAACGCACATACTGTCCAATATATTCCATTTGCAACTGATCCGGATATTTCTGTTATGAAAGACGTGGTAGTATCACTGTTCTCGTGTATTAATCGTACTGTAACAGCAGGGTTTGCAAACGGAATTTCGGATATAGAAAAACTCAGTAGTGATTCTAAAGATCGGTGGATTGATGGGATACTCAAACCGTCTGTTCCTTTGAGTAATATCAAcattttgtcgaaatttgctgttgaaatgaaaaaactgaattacTTATGGAATCCCGTGTCTACGGAAACTCATTATCACATGATGAGGCAAGTTTTTGATCTCCAAAAACATCGTGGAATAAGATTGACACAAAATGCTATTGATTCTATTTCCAATACGTTAGAGACAAAGTGTCTGATAGCAGATATGGATAAAAGTTTccttgaaaatatgaaacagtCAGCTAAACACGTGAAATTGCTTTTGAGAAAGGTTCAAGCATTGGAATCAATCCGGAATGCTTTCACCAGCAAGGTTATAAATGACTTTAATAAACTCTCTACGCAGACCAAATCATCTGATGTGAGTAGTATCCGCACCGTCTTGCGTTCATTGTCTCAAAGTTTCAAGTTGATTCAGAACTCTAAAAGTCTGCAGAAGCATGTCACAGGTGCTCAAACATTGAATGAGGTCTATGCAGAACCACACACTCAACCATTGGTAACACGTCTAGAATGCCTCATGAAGGAAATCAAAAATACGGATAAAATTGCTTCAATCTTGCGATCAGTCAAGATTCTTCGAAAACTGAAATCGGATCGAAAGTTAGTAGAAAAGTTTAAAGAAGTTTCATCTGCTGTGTCAAAGTCATTGCCGCTTCTTGTTTCGCTTCGGAAGATTGCCgaagaatacaaaaaagatAATAGCTCAGGTATGACCgatctgaaaaagttgaaacccTTGCAAGGTCTCTCAAAACCATTTGGTGATGCTGTTGGTGCACTTGTTTCAATTACAAAGGTTAGCAGATCAGAGTTGGAAACTTTCGTGAGAAATGGAGAGAGCACTCAGAAGATAGCCGATATTTATGGTACTCCTGAACAGCAAAGACAGTTTGAAAGTCAATGGGGAAATTTCGAGGCGACAACTcaacaaattgaaatgttcCTTTCCGATGCTAGTatttgggaaaaatcgattgcaATTAAGAAGAATTTGAATCTATCCGCTTATGGGCAAATGTTCAAAGATTTGACAATTCTGAATTCAATCGATGTGAAACTTGAGCCAAGATTGGCGGCTACTGAAGGATTTGATAACATCACAACGAATCAAAGAGTTACACAGATAGTGGCTGAATTTCGAGCTTCTCTCATGGAACTTTCCAAGTTGGACCTTGATTTTTCTCGCTACAAATCTGCGTTCAATAGTATGAAGGAGGTATTGAGGTCTGTTGAAGCTGGCTTCAAGGGCGAAAAGCTTGAATTATCTATATCTGTCAGTAGAAGTGGAAATGTCACAACAACTACAGAATTTGCAATTGTTGCTACCTCCTCCTATAGTGGTCTTGT GTACACGGTTGGGACATTGGTTATTGCCGTCATCTTGGTAACTATCACTTTCTTGTGGTGTTGGTATGACCAGAGTTGCATCTATCATAAACTCAAGAGACGCTACATCACCAACATGAAGACTGCTCCAGAATTGGGCTCGATTACTCCCGATTCGTCACAAGATAGTCAATCAGAACGAGAAGCAGAGAG GTTTGTTGCGCGAAAACCACATACTTCACAACTGCCTCCACCACCTACACCGTCACCGGCTACGCTCACTCCAACCTCAGCAAATACTACTACAGCCGCTTCTGTCACGCCTTCCGGCAAGCCAGTGTCTAAAGTGGAGAAGCTTAAGAAGGATAGGATTGaagttgagaaaaagagagtgagcaaaaaatcaagactgaataaaactatttga
- the C06C6.9 gene encoding uncharacterized protein (Confirmed by transcript evidence) produces the protein MFPFTTIFKSITLYFGPFLLLVVSIVNCQSKKKFKDDERANLVPRNAPVSPNPVKETSAQTCPTTQIPPAKTPMERSGSAVEDTLANVKSLPPEKSDDDKSKKKKK, from the exons ATGTTCCCGTTTACAACTATTTTTAAGAGc attactCTCTATTTCGGACCATTTCTTTTGCTGGTCGTCTCGATTGTAAATTGTCAGTCAAAAAAGAAGTTTAAAGACGATGAAAGA GCCAACCTAGTCCCCCGAAACGCCCCAGTTTCTCCAAACCCTGTAAAGGAGACGTCCGCGCAGACTTGCCCGACTACACA gatcCCGCCAGCAAAAACTCCAATGGAGAGGAGTGGAAGTGCGGTTGAGGACACTCTTGC aaatgtgaAATCTTTGCCGCCGGAGAAGTCGGATGATGATAagtcaaaaaagaagaaaaagtaa
- the C06C6.8 gene encoding uncharacterized protein (Confirmed by transcript evidence), with product MFPFTTIFKSITLYFGPFLLLIVSIVNCQSKKKFKDDGRVDLVPRNAPVRPDPVKETSAQTCPTAQTPPAKTPMERSGNVAEDTLANVKSLPPEKSDDADKPKKKKKK from the exons ATGTTCCCGTTTACAACTATTTTCAAGAgc attactCTCTATTTCGGACCATTTCTTTTGCTGATCGTCTCTATTGTAAATTGCCAATCAAAGAAGAAGTTTAAAGACGATGGAAGA GTGGACCTAGTCCCCCGAAACGCGCCAGTTCGCCCGGACCCTGTAAAGGAAACATCGGCGCAGACTTGTCCGACTGCACA gACCCCGCCAGCAAAAACACCAATGGAGAGGAGTGGAAATGTGGCTGAGGACACTCTCGC aaatgtgaAATCTTTGCCGCCGGAGAAGTCGGATGATGCTGATAagccaaaaaagaagaagaagaagtaa
- the nhr-50 gene encoding Nuclear receptor domain-containing protein (Confirmed by transcript evidence) encodes MACQVCGCSDVEPHFGALSCRACAAFFRRYFHSKKVVGQCNCAVRFRNSHPCRECRIKKCLSIGMNPEKVQEKRERHPPKKNKPPSISEALTSSSSTPPSLPISQLPSRIIPRDCSSITLTAFNWQKCQPKRNYMTRTLDETNYYQLSCFKIEDCMMIWRIVEDLFPSLTWNLRKLDKEALLRNFLPKWSVLTAAIDMEVKVQRYSKVNNTEEFKRMIVDFFTYSMPEKFKMPPEDILKVFGPMIVYYVTKIILPIHEKGLDQPEFMALALIILFDGAYSNISVECSEMCRTIRNLIFRELKNYQTDKNFDEIQFADTVDTLNIVEKGEKKFYEELLICDMHNVHLHEDYRLLLNELNG; translated from the exons ATGGCTTGCCAAGTGTGTGGCTGTTCAGACGTAGAACCCCATTTTGGAGCACTGTCATGTAGAGCATGTGCCGCATTTTTCCGCAGATATTTCCactcgaaaaaagttgttggCCAGTGCAATTGTGCTGTAAGATTCCGGAATAGTCATCCGTGTAGGGAGTGTAGGATTAAGAAGTGCTTATCGATTGGGATGAATCCAGAGA aagtccAAGAAAAACGAGAACGTCATCCCCCGAAAAAGAACAAACCTCCAAGCATATCAGAAGCCTTAACTTCAAGCTCTTCAACACCACCATCCCTCCCGATTTCCCAACTACCT tcAAGAATAATTCCTCGCGACTGCTCATCAATTACTCTAACTGCTTTTAACTGGCAAAAATGTCAGCCAAAGCGAAATTATATGACTCGAACATTGGATGAAACCAACTATTATCAGTTATCGTGTTTTAAGATAGAAGATTGTATGATGATTTGGAGAATTGTTGAAGATCTTTTTCCGTCTTTAACATGGAATTTAAGGAAGTTGGATAAA GAAGCTCTTCTCCGAAACTTTCTTCCGAAGTGGTCAGTTTTAACAGCGGCTATTGATATGGAAGTTAAAGTGCAAAGATACTCAAAAGTCAACAATACTGAAGAGTTTAAAAGAATGATTGTAGATTTCTTTACATATTCAATGCCAGAGAAGTTCAAAATGCCACCGGAAGATATATTGAA AGTGTTCGGACCCATGATAGTGTACTACgtaacaaaaattattcttccAATTCATGAAAAAGGCTTGGACCAGCCGGAATTTATGGCGTTGGCGCTGATTATTTTGTTCGATGGAG CCTACTCCAACATCTCCGTGGAGTGCTCCGAAATGTGCCGAACAATTCGCAACCTGATATTTCGAgagctcaaaaattatcaaaccGACAAGAACTTTGATGAAATTCAGTTTGCCGATACTGTCGACACCTTGAATATTGTGGAAAAAGGAGAGAAGAAGTTCTATGAAGAGCTTTTGATATGTGATATGCACAATGTGCACTTACACGAGGATTATAGATTATTGTTAAACGAGTTGAATGGTTAA